One genomic segment of Centropristis striata isolate RG_2023a ecotype Rhode Island chromosome 13, C.striata_1.0, whole genome shotgun sequence includes these proteins:
- the sox10 gene encoding transcription factor SOX-10, with protein sequence MSREEQSLSEVELSPGMSDDSRSLSPGHSSGATGGGDSPLHGQQQPQLAGLDDSAAGCSSVKSDDEDERFPAGIRDAVSQVLNCYDWTLVPMPVRVNTGSKSKPHVKRPMNAFMVWAQAARRKLADQHPHLHNAELSKTLGKLWRLLNESDKRPFIEEAERLRKQHKKDYPDYKYQPRRRKSGKPGSGSGSEADGHSEGEVSHSQSHYKGLQLDVALSRGAGSPLADGHHPHAAGQSHSPPTPPTTPKTEPQSGKAGDGKREGAGSGGSRGAMGAEGSSGAPGSGKPHIDFGNVDIGEMSHEVMANMEPFDVNEFDQYLPPNGHPGVGQSAGAGAAATASPASPYTYGISSALAVASGHSAAWLSKQQQQQQQQPLQHQGPPLGSDPTKAQIKSEAGGAGGHFSEAASVGSHVTYTPLSLPHYSSAFPSLASRAQFAEYADHQASGSYYAHSGQASGLYSAFSYMGPSQRPLYTAITDPASVPQSHSPTHWEQPIYTTLSRP encoded by the exons ATgtccagagaggagcagagcctGTCGGAGGTTGAGCTCAGTCCCGGGATGTCGGACGACAGCCGCTCCCTGTCACCGGGTCATTCCTCCGGTGCCACCGGCGGGGGGGACTCGCCTCTCCACGGGCAGCAGCAGCCGCAGCTGGCGGGTCTGGACGACTCGGCGGCGGGCTGCTCGTCCGTCAAATCCGACGATGAGGACGAACGCTTCCCCGCAGGGATCCGCGACGCGGTGAGCCAGGTGCTCAACTGCTACGACTGGACCCTCGTGCCCATGCCCGTGCGCGTGAACACCGGAAGCAAGAGCAAGCCGCACGTGAAGAGGCCCATGAACGCGTTCATGGTGTGGGCGCAGGCGGCGCGGAGGAAACTGGCAGACCAACACCCGCACCTGCACAACGCAGAGCTCAGCAAGACCCTGGGGAAGCTCTGGAG GCTTCTTAACGAGAGCGACAAGCGACCCTTCATTGAGGAGGCAGAGAGGCTCCGGAAGCAACACAAGAAAGACTATCCTGACTACAAATACCAGCCAAGACGCCGCAAAAGCGGAAAACCTGGTTCTGGGTCAGGAAGTGAGGCCGATGGCCATTCGGAGGGTGAGGTCAGCCACAGCCAATCCCACTACAAGGGCCTCCAACTGGATGTGGCCCTAAGTAGAGGAGCCGGGTCCCCTCTGGCAGATGGGCACCACCCTCATGCTGCAG GTCAGAGTCACAGTCCTCCCACACCTCCCACCACTCCCAAGACTGAGCCTCAGTCTGGGAAGGCGGGGGATGGAAAGCGGGAGGGTGCTGGGAGTGGGGGCTCCCGTGGCGCAATGGGAGCCGAGGGAAGCTCAGGTGCTCCTGGATCTGGAAAACCTCACATCGACTTTGGTAATGTGGACATTGGTGAGATGAGCCATGAGGTGATGGCCAACATGGAGCCTTTTGATGTCAATGAGTTTGACCAGTACCTTCCCCCAAATGGACACCCGGGGGTTGGGCAGAGTGCTGGGGCAGGAGCGGCTGCAACAGCTTCTCCAGCCTCTCCGTACACCTATGGCATCTCCTCAGCTCTGGCAGTGGCCAGTGGACACTCAGCAGCCTGGCTctccaagcagcagcagcagcagcagcagcagccgctgCAACATCAAGGCCCCCCTCTTGGCTCAGATCCCACCAAGGCCCAGATCAAGAGCGAGGCCGGGGGTGCCGGGGGTCACTTCTCAGAGGCAGCCTCAGTAGGTTCCCATGTCACCTACACCCCCCTCAGCCTGCCTCACTACAGTTCTGCCTTCCCCTCGCTGGCCTCTAGGGCTCAGTTTGCTGAATATGCTGACCACCAGGCCTCGGGGTCTTACTACGCCCATTCCGGCCAGGCCTCGGGGTTGTACTCTGCCTTCTCTTACATGGGGCCCTCCCAGAGGCCCCTGTACACTGCCATCACTGACCCAGCCAGCGTACCGCAGTCACACAGCCCCACCCACTGGGAACAGCCCATCTACACGACACTGTCGCGGCCATGA